One Purpureocillium takamizusanense chromosome 1, complete sequence genomic window carries:
- a CDS encoding uncharacterized protein (COG:S~TransMembrane:8 (i330-349o369-389i442-464o476-498i620-640o660-684i736-760o772-794i)~EggNog:ENOG503P0U4) — MSPPPTVIPAKPSPKSLSAPSPEVYGPEGPLPSVSAQQPGPADAASIAPSSTVRFDETQLAMFAADNAARMGNSLKDELTIAAGKVTPGVDDTPYIQYALEALTRERGGTSTQHVSAPTSGRQPYLSDIPRRIPDEELAFAAVTQPPPMYNYSRNIKEPRHVGVPRFGPNLATVIPTAAPAEPASPPAPSLDGFPTTSDYWIAVDKFALEAIDPRGRTYPPLTYKPRILRPFSMMILMILCLLMIAALIFSDRFSAQRVGLAPYPGTIYSGQYFVFRILPQLLAAIILIYAQSIVSASLRILPFTTMAKEDPRERYLAMFQNLYPTSFLLPQLVGPWQLMVFDLATWVAIFTVPLQSVAFTCVYVGNEWRWTPSTGVVWALVGLYAFLLVATNFLMAFWFKQWTGLRWDVRSIADLIPLVNRTNTMSSYKKRALNGPDGDFKAQLSDRWFDRLGYWKTEDTLSSGIWHSIGTSAASPTHGPDIHDERVKRGSFDASIGSHDLPSLGMGGGNYLPWCLRDAPLIVLVVTTWLLLVALLIVSFLPQTRLDGGFAPKLSARPDEAAFSPANFVYGFIPSLLGMALWLLFQSLDQSLRIVQPWAEMIKLEGAVARRSILADYAACLPLQATWRALSNGHWRVAVTSLMWVLFVFIPVLAGGLFMALTADDESVRMYPSMPVLGVLLAFLILYVVCLLLLVPRRRQFMLPHSVSSPAGVLALCSADELVQDAAFRAVRSHRDLEVRLGAGRDDPREESVWFFGLLPGRDEQGLSVRRLRRFTEKGNRLARDVV; from the coding sequence ATGTCGCCTCCACCGACGGTCATCCCCGCGAAACCTTCGCCTAAGTCGCTGTCTGCGCCGAGCCCGGAGGTATACGGGCCTGAAGGACCGCTGCCCTCTGTCTCCGCGCAacagcccggcccagccgaTGCTGCCAGCATCGCCCCCAGCTCTACCGTGCGCTTCGACGAGACACAGCTAGCTATGTTCGCGGCCGACAATGCAGCCCGGATGGGCAACAGCCTCAAGGACGAACTCACAATTGCCGCGGGGAAGGTCACACCCGGCGTTGACGATACTCCGTACATACAATATGCCCTTGAGGCACTTACacgggagaggggggggacCTCCACTCAGCACGTTTCCGCACCCACATCTGGAAGACAGCCATACCTTTCAGACATACCCCGGAGAATACCAGACGAAGAGTTGGCCTTTGCGGCCGTGACCCAACCGCCGCCCATGTACAACTACTCGCGCAACATCAAAGAGCCGCGACACGTTGGTGTGCCACGGTTTGGCCCGAACTTGGCAACCGTGATCCCGACCGCTGCACCCGCAGAacccgcatcgccgccggcgccctcatTAGATGGGTTCCCTACAACTTCAGACTACTGGATTGCAGTGGACAAGTTCGCGTTGGAGGCCATTGACCCCCGTGGGCGGACGTACCCTCCACTGACTTACAAGCCACGCATTTTGCGGCCTTTCTCTATGATGATTCTCATGATCTTATGCCTCTTGATGATCGCGGCACTCATATTCTCCGATCGATTTTCGGCCCAGCGCGTCGGCTTGGCGCCATACCCCGGAACCATTTATTCTGGACAATACTTTGTGTTTCGCATTCTGCCTCAGTTGCTTGCCGCGATCATTCTCATTTACGCGCAGAGCATTGTTTCGGCGTCTCTTCGAATTCTCCCTTTTACGACCATGGCGAAGGAGGACCCCCGTGAGCGGTACCTCGCAATGTTTCAAAACTTATACCCAACCTCATTCTTGCTGCCGCAGCTAGTCGGTCCATGGCAGCTGATGGTTTTTGATCTGGCAACTTGGGTTGCCATTTTCACGGTCCCGTTGCAGAGCGTGGCCTTCACATGTGTATATGTAGGAAACGAATGGAGATGGACGCCATCAACAGGCGTCGTGTGGGCGTTGGTCGGCCTGTACGCCTTCCTTCTCGTTGCCACCAATTTCTTGATGGCCTTTTGGTTCAAGCAGTGGACGGGCTTGAGGTGGGACGTCCGGTCCATCGCAGACCTCATCCCCTTGGTGAATCGGACCAACACCATGAGCAGCTACAAGAAGCGCGCTCTCAAtgggcccgacggcgacttCAAGGCACAGTTGAGTGACAGATGGTTTGACCGGCTTGGGTATTGGAAGACCGAGGACACACTGAGTTCGGGAATCTGGCACTCCATTGGAACCTCAGCCGCGTCTCCAACACACGGACCCGATATTCACGACGAGCGAGTCAAGCGAGGGAGTTTTGACGCGTCCATCGGCTCACACGACTTGCCCAGCTTGGGCATGGGTGGCGGCAACTACCTCCCATGGTGTTTGCGAGACGCACCCTTGATCGTGTTGGTCGTCACgacgtggctgctgctggtggcacTGCTCATCGTCTCATTCCTGCCCCAAACCCGACTGGACGGCGGATTCGCACCGAAGCTCTCCGCAAGGCCCGATGAAGCCGCGTTCTCGCCAGCAAACTTTGTCTACGGCTTCATCCCGTCGCTTCTGGGAATGGCCCTGTGGCTCTTGTTCCAAAGTCTGGACCAGTCACTGCGGATCGTACAACCATGGGCAGAAATGATCAAGCTGGAGGGAGCCGTCGCGCGGCGATCTATCTTGGCGGACTACGCGGCATGCCTTCCCCTGCAGGCGACCTGGAGAGCGCTGTCCAACGGACACTGGCGGGTGGCAGTAACGTCGCTCATGTGGGTGTTGTTTGTTTTCATACCAGTCCTCGCGGGCGGATTGTTCATGGCCCTAACGGCGGACGATGAGTCGGTCCGGATGTATCCGAGCATGCCAGTGCTCGGTGTTTTGCTCGCATTCCTCATTCTCTACGTCGTCTgtctcctgctgctggtgcccCGCCGGAGGCAGTTCATGCTGCCCCACTCAGTTAGTTCGCCGGCTGGTGTCTTGGCTCTATGCTCTGCCGATGAGCTCGTTCAGGATGCGGCCTTCCGCGCTGTGCGCTCACATCGCGACCTCGAGGTGCGTCTAGGCGCGGGGCGAGACGATCCTCGCGAAGAGAGCGTGTGGTTCTTCGGCCTCCTGCCAGGGAGGGACGAGCAGGGCCTGAGTGTGAGGCGCCTGAGAAGGTTCACGGAGAAGGGAAACCGCTTGGCGAGGGATGTAGTGTAG
- a CDS encoding uncharacterized protein (EggNog:ENOG503PHXP) encodes MMDHASKLADLTLPISKFYQPVANYSYPRNEHAAGGGRCSASSRPSTARSERTSLGSEGSAPGLIDDRTDSEVSLDDDYQWHANMSEPWENFWPRDTTTTMTTTTTMTTVMKKKPLEEPTIHPKKQYPALVPPPRDPRRRQPSPSRGCPAWPLPEGSSRERSRKPAATYTASPKQRAPITYSAFPKPPPKSPSTTPCVSRQAGPILKPASRPALRPVRPPRPDDELLIDCVQPPASAPAIITSCPPTGRNSPRQDSPMSPTMDWSPVVQRQTRSLDEGNNRPLTANACVYSPDAFPTRPPLSPCRQAPNKARTPRQFKSMAQLVAKPLPPLPVASTRPPLVEPHSVFEDDSSDDDCERENRRSLFRFHKRSDSDQRQTSKAPSASLVAPGRRRARALTAPSSPTRHQPGRSCKQETPSWKRQGPEVFGRMLGRRSR; translated from the coding sequence atgatGGACCACGCAAGCAAGCTGGCAGATCTCACCCTCCCCATCTCCAAGTTCTACCAACCCGTCGCCAACTACTCCTACCCTCGCAACGAGCATGCCGCGGGAGGAGGTcgctgcagcgccagcagcaggccttCGACAGCCAGGTCGGAGAGGACGTCACTCGGGTCCGAGGGCTCGGCGCCTGGTCTCATCGATGACCGTACCGACTCTGAGGTGTCCCTGGACGACGACTACCAGTGGCATGCCAACATGTCGGAGCCGTGGGAGAACTTTTGGCCTCGAgataccaccaccaccatgacgaccacgacgacgatgacgacggtaatgaagaagaagccccTGGAGGAGCCCACGATCCACCCCAAGAAGCAGTATCCCGCCTTGGTACCGCCGCCCCGCGACCCTCGGAGACGTCAGCCGTCTCCGAGCAGAGGCTGCCCGGCATGGCCGCTCCCCGAGGGCTCGTCTCGAGAGCGAAGCAGGAAGCCTGCGGCCACTTACACGGCCTCCCCGAAGCAGAGGGCGCCCATCACCTACAGCGCATTTCCGAAGCCACCACCAAAGAGTCCTTCCACTACGCCGTGTGTGAGTCGTCAGGCAGGGCCCATCTTGaagccggcctcgcggcctGCTCTGCGGCCGGTCCGCCCCCCGCGTCCGGACGATGAGCTCCTCATCGACTGCGTCCAGCCTCCTGCCTCGGCCCCGGCCATCATCACTTCATGCCCTCCCACGGGCCGCAACTCGCCGCGACAAGACTCTCCCATGTCACCCACCATGGACTGGTCACCCGTCGTGCAACGGCAGACCAGGTCactcgacgagggcaacaACCGACCCCTGACGGCAAATGCATGCGTCTACTCCCCCGACGCCTTCCCCACACGCCCACCGCTCTCTCCCTGCCGTCAAGCCCCCAACAAAGCACGCACGCCACGACAATTCAAGTCCATGGCGCAACTCGTTGCGAAGCCCCTTCCCCCGCTCCCGGTGgcgtcgacacggccgccgctggtcgAGCCTCACTCCGTCTTCGAAGACGActcgtccgacgacgactgcgagAGGGAGAACCGCAGGTCCCTCTTCCGCTTCCACAAGCGCTCCGACAGCGACCAGCGCCAGACGTCCAAGGCCCCATCAGCGTCGCTGGTCGCGCCGGGCAGGCGCCGGGCGCGTGCCCTCAcagccccgtcgtcgcccacgcggcACCAGCCCGGCCGCTCGTGCAAGCAGGAAACGCCCAGCTGGAAGAGGCAGGGCCCAGAGGTCTTTGGCCGCATGCTCGGACGGAGGAGCAGatag
- a CDS encoding uncharacterized protein (COG:S~EggNog:ENOG503P0U4~TransMembrane:8 (i232-251o271-291i344-366o378-400i522-542o562-586i638-662o674-696i)) codes for MLAVSHISCLRLCIPSLLLALNFPHDQLAPILSKWVDWNAASMNSDDTMAEHVETPRPHRQQPQEARRHSTPDAPPSNGRLHHEPQGSVAQLTSPSESMSPPPTVIPAKPSPKSLSAPSPEVYGPEGPLPSVSAQQPGPADAASIAPSSTVRFDETQLAMFAADNAARMGNSLKDELTIAAGKVTPGVDDTPYIQYALEALTRERGGTSTQHVSAPTSGRQPYLSDIPRRIPDEELAFAAVTQPPPMYNYSRNIKEPRHVGVPRFGPNLATVIPTAAPAEPASPPAPSLDGFPTTSDYWIAVDKFALEAIDPRGRTYPPLTYKPRILRPFSMMILMILCLLMIAALIFSDRFSAQRVGLAPYPGTIYSGQYFVFRILPQLLAAIILIYAQSIVSASLRILPFTTMAKEDPRERYLAMFQNLYPTSFLLPQLVGPWQLMVFDLATWVAIFTVPLQSVAFTCVYVGNEWRWTPSTGVVWALVGLYAFLLVATNFLMAFWFKQWTGLRWDVRSIADLIPLVNRTNTMSSYKKRALNGPDGDFKAQLSDRWFDRLGYWKTEDTLSSGIWHSIGTSAASPTHGPDIHDERVKRGSFDASIGSHDLPSLGMGGGNYLPWCLRDAPLIVLVVTTWLLLVALLIVSFLPQTRLDGGFAPKLSARPDEAAFSPANFVYGFIPSLLGMALWLLFQSLDQSLRIVQPWAEMIKLEGAVARRSILADYAACLPLQATWRALSNGHWRVAVTSLMWVLFVFIPVLAGGLFMALTADDESVRMYPSMPVLGVLLAFLILYVVCLLLLVPRRRQFMLPHSVSSPAGVLALCSADELVQDAAFRAVRSHRDLEVRLGAGRDDPREESVWFFGLLPGRDEQGLSVRRLRRFTEKGNRLARDVV; via the exons ATGCTTGCCGTCAGCCATATTTCTTGTTTGCGCCTCTGCATACCGAGTCTCCTTCTTGCATTGAATTTCCCGCACGACCAATTGGCCCCAATTCTATCCAAGTGGGTGGATTGGAATGCTGCCAGTATGAACTCTGATGATACCATGGCTGAACATGTGGAAACGCCTCGTCCCC ATCGACAACAGCCGCAGGAGGCACGGCGTCATTCAACACCAGACGCTCCGCCATCTAACGGTCGCCTCCACCATGAGCCTCAAGGCAGCGTGGCGCAACTGACCTCACCGAGCGAGTCCATGTCGCCTCCACCGACGGTCATCCCCGCGAAACCTTCGCCTAAGTCGCTGTCTGCGCCGAGCCCGGAGGTATACGGGCCTGAAGGACCGCTGCCCTCTGTCTCCGCGCAacagcccggcccagccgaTGCTGCCAGCATCGCCCCCAGCTCTACCGTGCGCTTCGACGAGACACAGCTAGCTATGTTCGCGGCCGACAATGCAGCCCGGATGGGCAACAGCCTCAAGGACGAACTCACAATTGCCGCGGGGAAGGTCACACCCGGCGTTGACGATACTCCGTACATACAATATGCCCTTGAGGCACTTACacgggagaggggggggacCTCCACTCAGCACGTTTCCGCACCCACATCTGGAAGACAGCCATACCTTTCAGACATACCCCGGAGAATACCAGACGAAGAGTTGGCCTTTGCGGCCGTGACCCAACCGCCGCCCATGTACAACTACTCGCGCAACATCAAAGAGCCGCGACACGTTGGTGTGCCACGGTTTGGCCCGAACTTGGCAACCGTGATCCCGACCGCTGCACCCGCAGAacccgcatcgccgccggcgccctcatTAGATGGGTTCCCTACAACTTCAGACTACTGGATTGCAGTGGACAAGTTCGCGTTGGAGGCCATTGACCCCCGTGGGCGGACGTACCCTCCACTGACTTACAAGCCACGCATTTTGCGGCCTTTCTCTATGATGATTCTCATGATCTTATGCCTCTTGATGATCGCGGCACTCATATTCTCCGATCGATTTTCGGCCCAGCGCGTCGGCTTGGCGCCATACCCCGGAACCATTTATTCTGGACAATACTTTGTGTTTCGCATTCTGCCTCAGTTGCTTGCCGCGATCATTCTCATTTACGCGCAGAGCATTGTTTCGGCGTCTCTTCGAATTCTCCCTTTTACGACCATGGCGAAGGAGGACCCCCGTGAGCGGTACCTCGCAATGTTTCAAAACTTATACCCAACCTCATTCTTGCTGCCGCAGCTAGTCGGTCCATGGCAGCTGATGGTTTTTGATCTGGCAACTTGGGTTGCCATTTTCACGGTCCCGTTGCAGAGCGTGGCCTTCACATGTGTATATGTAGGAAACGAATGGAGATGGACGCCATCAACAGGCGTCGTGTGGGCGTTGGTCGGCCTGTACGCCTTCCTTCTCGTTGCCACCAATTTCTTGATGGCCTTTTGGTTCAAGCAGTGGACGGGCTTGAGGTGGGACGTCCGGTCCATCGCAGACCTCATCCCCTTGGTGAATCGGACCAACACCATGAGCAGCTACAAGAAGCGCGCTCTCAAtgggcccgacggcgacttCAAGGCACAGTTGAGTGACAGATGGTTTGACCGGCTTGGGTATTGGAAGACCGAGGACACACTGAGTTCGGGAATCTGGCACTCCATTGGAACCTCAGCCGCGTCTCCAACACACGGACCCGATATTCACGACGAGCGAGTCAAGCGAGGGAGTTTTGACGCGTCCATCGGCTCACACGACTTGCCCAGCTTGGGCATGGGTGGCGGCAACTACCTCCCATGGTGTTTGCGAGACGCACCCTTGATCGTGTTGGTCGTCACgacgtggctgctgctggtggcacTGCTCATCGTCTCATTCCTGCCCCAAACCCGACTGGACGGCGGATTCGCACCGAAGCTCTCCGCAAGGCCCGATGAAGCCGCGTTCTCGCCAGCAAACTTTGTCTACGGCTTCATCCCGTCGCTTCTGGGAATGGCCCTGTGGCTCTTGTTCCAAAGTCTGGACCAGTCACTGCGGATCGTACAACCATGGGCAGAAATGATCAAGCTGGAGGGAGCCGTCGCGCGGCGATCTATCTTGGCGGACTACGCGGCATGCCTTCCCCTGCAGGCGACCTGGAGAGCGCTGTCCAACGGACACTGGCGGGTGGCAGTAACGTCGCTCATGTGGGTGTTGTTTGTTTTCATACCAGTCCTCGCGGGCGGATTGTTCATGGCCCTAACGGCGGACGATGAGTCGGTCCGGATGTATCCGAGCATGCCAGTGCTCGGTGTTTTGCTCGCATTCCTCATTCTCTACGTCGTCTgtctcctgctgctggtgcccCGCCGGAGGCAGTTCATGCTGCCCCACTCAGTTAGTTCGCCGGCTGGTGTCTTGGCTCTATGCTCTGCCGATGAGCTCGTTCAGGATGCGGCCTTCCGCGCTGTGCGCTCACATCGCGACCTCGAGGTGCGTCTAGGCGCGGGGCGAGACGATCCTCGCGAAGAGAGCGTGTGGTTCTTCGGCCTCCTGCCAGGGAGGGACGAGCAGGGCCTGAGTGTGAGGCGCCTGAGAAGGTTCACGGAGAAGGGAAACCGCTTGGCGAGGGATGTAGTGTAG
- a CDS encoding uncharacterized protein (COG:S~EggNog:ENOG503P25M~SECRETED:SignalP(1-20~SECRETED:cutsite=LYT-LT~SECRETED:prob=0.2768)): protein MSRFGLATAILLASISILYTLTPEHISYLTKSNISSLLNFTNTPFINSKAQKPDQQPMLKSAANMSKSALRQAKITPHRSSARGHADHGWLNTYHSFSFASWYNPDFTKFGSLRVLNEDRVKANSGFPTHPHGDFEIFSYILSGELTHRDSMLAKGKEGGQSDKFYRMHRGDVQFTTGGTGIAHSEFNEHKSDPVHFLQIWAIPWKRGLTPRYHTRHFEEEDKRNGFVTILSPLKGGEDATAQQEKDAEPVIPGSIPIHADFAMGAGLIAPSANFEWTVGATATQAAKRKVYVHVCMTKNGKAKIRLDGREDAELAEGDGAFIEGVNAGDKLAVESIGEAEAEVVVLDTA, encoded by the coding sequence ATGTCTCGCTTCGGTCTCGCCACTGCGATTTTGCTTGCTTCGATTTCCATACTGTACACCCTTACACCAGAGCACATATCGTACCTCACCAAAAGTAACATCAGCAGCCTGTTGAACTTCACCAACACGCCCTTCATAAACAGCAAAGCACAGAAACCAGATCAGCAACCTATGCTCAAGTCCGCTGCCAACATGTCCAAGTCTGCACTCCGCCAGGCAAAGATCACGCCCCACCGGTCCAGCGCCCGCGGGCACGCCGACCATGGCTGGCTCAACACATACCACAGTTTCTCCTTCGCCAGCTGGTACAACCCAGACTTCACCAAATTTGGCAGCCTGCGGGTCCTCAACGAGGACCGCGTCAAGGCCAACTCTGGCTTTCCGACGCATCCGCATGGCGACTTTGAGATCTTTAGCTACATCTTGTCTGGCGAGCTGACGCACCGCGACTCCATGctcgccaagggcaaggagggcgGCCAGTCGGACAAGTTCTACCGCATGcaccgcggcgacgtgcaGTTCACGACCGGCGGCACGGGTATCGCGCACTCAGAGTTCAATGAGCACAAGTCGGACCCGGTGCACTTTCTGCAGATTTGGGCCATTCCCTGGAAGCGCGGCCTGACGCCACGCTACCACACAAGGCAtttcgaggaggaggacaagcGCAACGGCTTCGTAACGATCCTGAGCCcgctcaagggcggcgaggacgctACGGCTCAGCAGGAGAAGGACGCCGAGCCGGTCATCCCTGGTTCCATCCCCATCCACGCCGACTTCGCCATGGGGGCGGGGCTCATCGCGCCGAGCGCGAACTTCGAGTGGACAgtcggcgcgacggcgactcaGGCGGCCAAGCGTAAGGTCTATGTGCACGTGTGCATGACGAAGAACGGCAAGGCAAAGATTCGCCTGGATGGACGTGAGGATGCTGagcttgccgagggcgacggcgccttcATCGAGGGGGTGAACGCCGGGGACAAGTTGGCAGTGGAAAGCATTggagaggccgaggccgaggtcgtcgtTTTGGACACGGCGTAA
- the CHT2_1 gene encoding Chitinase (TransMembrane:1 (n3-13c17/18o748-770i)~EggNog:ENOG503NVBP~COG:G): MSLSLGGAFAAGVGSYGALNGYWGQHNNQNLKAYCDTGIQYATIGFVNLAPEHDPSDADYPGINFSSHCWADAYADDNGKPSKLLSHCEPLRQDITYCQSKGVKVILSIGGVYSADKNNYDVSTTANGEYFADFLYKAFGPYNPANDVPRPFDYAGEHVAVDGFDFDLENPNNTNMKPYIAMANKFRALDKSLILTAAPQCPLSAGMQHMKELLQSAALDALFIQFYNNPVCDYIPGNDGFGEKFNLDDWVTFMASTQNSKNAKLFVGLPAGPTRDSANTGYITPDKVKELVCKYSTKTKNWGGISLWDLDTGAANVVNGKTFNQHVLDALKYGCSPVPTTTSTTVSSTKTSSTKTSSSTTTSSTTTTASSTTTTSSSTTKTSSTTVSSTTTASSSTTASSTSKTSSTTPSSTVSSTSSSSTTQASSTSASSTSEASSTTPSSTASSTTKASSSTTESSTSQASSSSTVSTTQESSSSSTSATDVSSTAKPTVTSTTTDVSVTPPVTTSSTTPVTSIASSTSKWSNSTITSHSASMTTSTVYTTTVHTVTKCPPYVTDCPLGHVTTETIPIYTTVCPVTETQGPKPPKPTHTKPSSSSAAWTTSTVYTTKVHTVTACPPQVTNCPVGHVTTETVPLYTTVCPVTETETGKVPQPTPSVPGGNPVNPVNPPKATTTTGATSTLTKTVTVPGGTKTLQTLTRPTAVKPAPSCAGTGCPGVSSGVAVPTQSWTATPVVPGSSAVPSSPVQAGASTLALGLSGLVAMVAFQVFAL, translated from the exons atgtctctctctcttggTGGCGCATTTGCCGCGGGCGTTGGCAGCTATGGCGCCCTCAACGGCTACTGG gGCCAACACAACAACCAGAACCTCAAGGCGTACTGTGACACTGGCATCCAGTACGCCACGATCGGCTTCGTCAACCTGGCTCCGGAGCACGACCCCAGTGACGCCGACTACCCCGGCATCAACTTCTCGTCGCACTGCTGGGCCGACGCCTACGCGGACGACAACGGCAAGCCCTCCAAGCTCCTCAGCCACTGCGAGCCCCTGAGGCAGGACATCACCTACTGCCAGTccaagggcgtcaaggtcaTCCTGAGCATCGGCGGCGTGTACAGCGCCGACAAGAACAACTACGACGTCTCGACCACCGCGAATGGCGAATACTTTGCCGACTTCCTGTACAAGGCCTTTGGCCCGTACAACCCGGCCAACGACGTCCCCCGTCCCTTTGACTACGCTGGTGAGCACGTCGCGGTGGACGGGTTTGACTTTGATCTCGAGAACCCCAACA ACACCAACATGAAGCCGTacatcgccatggccaacaaGTTTCGCGCTCTGGACAAGTCTCTCAtcctcaccgccgccccccagTGCCCCCTGAGCGCCGGCATGCAGCACATGAAGGAGCTCCTCCAGagcgccgccctcgatgccctctTCATCCAGTTCTACAACAACCCGGTCTGCGACTACATCCCCGGCAACGATGGCTTCGGCGAAAAGTTCAACCTTGACGACTGGGTGACCTTCATGGCCAGCACCCAGAACAGCAAGAACGCCAAGCTCTtcgtcggcctgcccgccggcccgacTCGCGACTCGGCTAACACTGGCTACATCACCCCtgacaaggtcaaggagctggtGTGCAAGTACAGCACCAAGACCAAGAACTGGGGTGGCATCTCGCTGTGGGACCTGGACACCGGCGCTGCCAACGTGGTCAACGGCAAGACGTTCAACcagcacgtcctcgacgccctcaagTATGGTTGCTCGCCCGTCCCCAcgaccaccagcaccaccgtTTCGTCCACCAAGACGTCGTCTACCAagacctcgtcgtccaccacgacctcgtcgactaCCACGACcgcgtcgtccaccaccacgacctcgtcgtccaccaccaaGACCAGCTCGACGACTGTTAGCAGCACGACcacggccagctcctccacgacggcgagcagcacctCCAAGACTAGCTCCACCACCCCTAGCTCGACCgtgagcagcaccagcagcagcagcactacCCAGGCCAGCTCGACTTctgccagcagcacctcTGAGGCCAGCTCCACCACGCCCAGCTCgaccgccagcagcaccaccaaggccagctcctcgacgaccgagAGCAGCACCTCCCaggccagcagctcgagcaccGTGAGCACCACCCAGGagtcctcgtccagcagcacctcTGCCACGGACGTGTCTAGCACCGCCAAGCCCACCGTCacttccaccaccacggaCGTCAGCGTCACTCCCCCCGTCacgacctcctcgacgaccccgGTGACCAGCATCGCCTCCAGCACGTCCAAGTGGTCCAACTCGACCATCACCTCCCACAGCGCGTCCATGACCACGAGCACCGTCTACACCACCACGGTCCACACCGTCACCAAGTGCCCTCCCTACGTTACCGACTGCCCCCTCGGCCACGTCACCACGGAGACGATCCCCATCTACACCACCGTCTGCCCCGTCACGGAGACTCAGGGCCCCAAGCCCCCCAAGCCGACTCACAccaagccgtcgtcgtcgtctgctgccTGGACCACGAGCACCGTCTACACCACCAAGGTCCACACCGTgaccgcctgcccgccccagGTCACCAACTGCCCCGTCGGCCACGTCACCACCGAGACCGTCCCGTTGTACACCACCGTCTGCCCCGtcacggagacggagacgggcaagGTCCCGCAGCCCACGCCCAgcgtccccggcggcaacCCCGTCAACCCCGTCAACCCACCcaaggccaccaccacgaccggGGCGACGTCCACGCTCACCAAGACCGTCaccgtccccggcggcaccaaGACCCTGCAGACCCTCACCCGGCCCACCGCCGTCAAGCCCGCGCCTAGCtgcgccggcaccggctgCCCTGGCGTGTCGTCCGGCGTGGCCGTGCCCACGCAGAGCTGGACCGCGACCCCTGTCGTCCCTGGCTCGTCCGCCGTGCCCAGCAGCCccgtccaggccggcgcTTCCACGCTGGCCCTTGGCCTCAGCGGCCTGGTCGCCATGGTCGCCTTCCAGGTGTTCGCTCTGTAA